In Leptolyngbya sp. O-77, the genomic window TGCGATCGCAACAAGTTTTTTAGGGCTGCGGTTTCGAGAAATCCGACAACTGCGGAAGTCCTAAAAGAATGGGGAAAGAATAGGGCTAAAATTAGGCACGACACTGAATACAGTTGTCTGTATACACTTCGGTCAAAGCTTTGATCAAGGCTTGGCTGGGTTGCATAGTGTTTCCCAGAGATGGGCCCACTCAGACAACGGCATTGGTGAGGTGCGTCGCTTCCAGATTATTCCCTTGAGCGATCGCAGGAGTGAGTAGAGTAGACAGACCCCAAAACGCTGTAGGGAGAGACGATCGCTATCCATGCAACGTCAATCTGGGCGATCGCCTATCTACTAAGCAGACCTGGGCATGGGCACGTCACAAAGTTCTCTCAAGATGCCATCGGCAATCCTGATGAGAAGGGAGAATATTTTGGGCTGAATGGGAATATGGCTTTCAATTGCAAGGAATCATGAGATCTTATCTAGCGGCAGCAGTGCAAATGAACAGCGTGCCAGACCTGGAGAAAAATCTGGCTCAGGCAGAGGATCTAATCGACCTGGCGGTGCGCCAGGGGGCAGAACTGATTGGGCTGCCGGAGAATTTTTCGTTTTTGGGCGATGAAGACGCGAAGCTGGCCCAGGCAGAGGCGATCGCCCAACGCAGCGAAAAATTTCTGAAAACCATGGCCCAGCGCTATCAGGTGACGCTCTTGGGTGGCGGCTTCCCGGTTCCCACAGGCACAGGCAAGGTCTACAACACGGCTCTGCTCGTAGACCCCAGCGGCAGCGAACTGGCCCGCTATGAAAAAGTGCATCTGTTTGATGTGAACCTGCCCGACGGCAACACTTATCAAGAGTCGAGCATTGTGCTGGCGGGGACGCAGTTGCCGCCAGTCTACCCCTCCAAAGAGTTTGGCAACCTGGGGCTGTCGGTCTGCTACGACGTGCGCTTTCCCGAACTCTATCGCCACCTAGCGCAGATGGGGGCCGAGGTGCTGTTTGTGCCTGCTGCCTTCACCGCCTACACGGGCAAAGACCACTGGCAGGTTTTGCTCCAGGCGCGGGCGATCGAAAACACCTGCTACGTGATTGCGCCCGCCCAAACGGGCAAGCACAATGCGCGGCGACAGTCTCACGGACACGCGGCGATTATCGACCCGTGGGGGCTGATTTTGGCAGAAGTAGAAGAAAAACCCGGCGTGGCGATCGCCTCCATTGAACCCTCTCGCCTGGAGCAAGTGCGGCGGCAGATGCCATCCTTGCAGCACCGGGTGTTTATCTAGGATGAACATTTGCGGCTAACGTGCCAGGCCGCTGCTAGCGCTACTGCTATAGAACTTCTATAGAACTTCTTTATGTTTGTTGGTGAAAAAATCCAGGGTTTAGTTCTGCTAATTGCCCACTTTGGTAAGTTTTATCGAAGCTTGTGAGGCTCTAGGATTCGTAATTGTCTGGAGATCTTGAAGAAAGTCGGCGGGCGATCGCTGTTTTACGCAGGAACACTCACGGTAAAGTAAACAGGACGAGTCGTGTCAAATGAATGCTGAGTCCGGCTAGTTTATTCCATTCGTTCGATTTAGACATTTCCGACCTGTGGCTGAATTCCATCGCCCCTAATGCTTTTTCGCTGCTTGCTGAGTCTGGTTCCGCAGAAGAAGCGACGTTCGTTCTAGGCGGTGTTTTGCTCAGCCTGATTGTGGTCTACCTGGCGGCCAAAGCAGGCGGCGAACTCTGCGTCCGCGTGGGGTTGCCCCCTGTGCTGGGCGAACTGATTGGCGGCGTGGTTGTGGGGGTGTCTGCCCTCCACCTGCTGGTGTTTCCCGAAAGCGGCTTCCAGGAGTCTGGCTCACTGGTTATGCGCCTGATGGAAGCGACGAGCGGTGTCAGCCCAGAATCCGCTGGCGGCATTTTCCAGGCAGAGAGTGAGGTCATCTCCGTGCTGGCAGAGGTAGGAGTCATTATCCTGCTGTTTGAAATTGGGCTAGAGTCCGATTTGAAGGAACTCATCCGCGTCGGTCCCCAGGCAGCAGTTGTCGCTGTGATTGGGGTCGTGGTTCCCTTTGCAGCAGGCACCGCCGGACTCATGCTGCTGTTTGGGGTGCCGACGGTGCCCGCCATTTTTGCCGGAGCCGCGCTAACCGCAACCAGCATTGGCATCACTGCTAAAGTGCTGGCAGAAATCCAAAAGCTCAGTTCGCCCGAAGGGCAAATCATCATCGGCGCAGCCGTGCTAGACGACGTGCTGGGCATTATTGTGCTGGCGGTGGTGGCCAGCCTGGCCAAAACGGGCGAAGTGCAGATTGGCAATGTCATCTATTTGGTGGTCAGCGCAGCCGTATTTCTGGTCGGCTCTATCTTTTTGGGGCGGTTGCTCAGCCCCTTCTTTGTAGCGCTGGTCGATCGGCTGAAAACGCGGGGGCAGTTGCTGATTGCCTCGCTGATTTTTGCCTTTGGACTGGCCTACATCGGCGCGGCAATCCAGCTTGAG contains:
- a CDS encoding cation:proton antiporter — translated: MLSPASLFHSFDLDISDLWLNSIAPNAFSLLAESGSAEEATFVLGGVLLSLIVVYLAAKAGGELCVRVGLPPVLGELIGGVVVGVSALHLLVFPESGFQESGSLVMRLMEATSGVSPESAGGIFQAESEVISVLAEVGVIILLFEIGLESDLKELIRVGPQAAVVAVIGVVVPFAAGTAGLMLLFGVPTVPAIFAGAALTATSIGITAKVLAEIQKLSSPEGQIIIGAAVLDDVLGIIVLAVVASLAKTGEVQIGNVIYLVVSAAVFLVGSIFLGRLLSPFFVALVDRLKTRGQLLIASLIFAFGLAYIGAAIQLEGILGAFAAGLILAETEKREELEEQIIPIADMLVPIFFVVVGARTDVSVLNPFNPENREGLIIAIFLLVVAFLGKLVTGLGVFGKPGINRLAIGVGMVPRGEVGLVFVGVGSATGVLSKSLEAAIIVMVIGTTFIAPALLRIVFKEPDSPSEGTAIAPESAEAGAVSAE
- a CDS encoding carbon-nitrogen hydrolase family protein; this encodes MRSYLAAAVQMNSVPDLEKNLAQAEDLIDLAVRQGAELIGLPENFSFLGDEDAKLAQAEAIAQRSEKFLKTMAQRYQVTLLGGGFPVPTGTGKVYNTALLVDPSGSELARYEKVHLFDVNLPDGNTYQESSIVLAGTQLPPVYPSKEFGNLGLSVCYDVRFPELYRHLAQMGAEVLFVPAAFTAYTGKDHWQVLLQARAIENTCYVIAPAQTGKHNARRQSHGHAAIIDPWGLILAEVEEKPGVAIASIEPSRLEQVRRQMPSLQHRVFI